From a single Thermothielavioides terrestris NRRL 8126 chromosome 3, complete sequence genomic region:
- a CDS encoding glycoside hydrolase family 31 protein (CAZy_ID 269821) yields MRFRDGQWLVAEGVRTEYAEEVYRVSPMPSGKGVNLLCPTRKIRSRGDTLNLSTLSIDIEAVFDGVISVETTHWQGAARRGPDFDIFPAGRPDVEAKISKDETGTTVSAGGLSATVSGKPHEFDIAFHPTGSKKPLTTLLNRSVGFAYTPAPSTPMQLADMRQFKHYIFTQTTLSVGESVHGLGERFGPFNKVGQTVDLWNADGGTSSDQAYKNISFWMSSRGYGVFIDTPERVQLEIGSERCCRVQASVEGQRLRWFIIYGPSPRDVLRRYSILTGAPGSVPSWSFGLWLSTSFTTSYDEETVNSFLSGMRARDIPVEVFHFDCFWLKAFQWCDFEFDRDMFPDPKGQITRLKADGIVKKVCVWTNPYLGQASPVFAEAAAKGYLLKRKNGDIFQWDLWQTGMGIVDFTNPEACAWFVSCLERLFDTGVDCIKTDFGERIPSEDVQWFDPAVDPKRMHNYYAFIYNKLVYETLQKRYGANEAVLFARSATAGTQRFPLTWGGDCESTPEAMAESLRGGLSLGLSGFAFWSVDIGGFEGYPPPWIYKRWVAFGLLCSHSRLHGSNSYRVPWTVDDNDESDEGCSATLRKWTHLKARLMPYLFSQAQDCVKNGLPLSLRAMCIEFPDDPTSWTLDRQFMLGDSLLVAPVFDEDGTVQFYLPKGNWTNFFTGEVKSGPGWFTETHNFGSLPLYVRPNTILVLGKEGETRTVYDYTCDVDVRTYFAGEGAKAVLVDSEGRRVGVLEVRDGEVVGKDVLRGNSSITVVRS; encoded by the exons ATGAGATTTCGTGACG GTCAGTGGCTGGTCGCCGAGGGTGTGCGGACCGAGTATGCCGAGGAGGTGTACCGCGTCTCGCCGATGCCCTCCGGCAAGGGCGTGAACCTCTTGTGCCCGACCCGCAAGATCCGGTCGCGCGGCGACACGCTGAACCTTAGCACGCTGAGTATT GACATCGAAGCGGTGTTTGATGGCGTCATCTCCGTCGAGACCACTCACTGGCagggcgccgcccgccgcggtcCCGATTTCGATATTTTCCCTGCCGGACGGCCGGACGTGGAGGCGAAGATCTCCAAAGACGAGACCGGCACCACCGTCTCCGCCGGCGGACTCTCGGCGACGGTCAGCGGCAAGCCTCACGAGTTCGACATTGCGTTCCACCCCACCGGCAGCAAGAAGCCCTTGACAACTCTCCTCAACCGGTCCGTTGGCTTCGCATACACGCCTGCGCCGAGCACGCCCATGCAGCTCGCCGACATGCGCCAGTTCAAACACTACATTTTCACGCAAACCACGCTCAGCGTCGGCGAGTCGGTCCACGGCCTTGGTGAGCGGTTCGGTCCCTTCAACAAGGTCGGCCAGACCGTCGACTTGTGGAACGCGGACGGCGGCACCTCGTCGGACCAGGCGTACAAGAACATCAGCTTCTGGATGAGCTCGCGCGGCTACGGCGTCTTCATTGACACGCCGGAGCGTGTACAGCTCGAGATTGGAAGCGAGCGGTGCTGCCGCGTCCAAGCGAGCGTCGAAGGCCAGAGGCTGCGTTGGTTCATCATCTACGGCCCCTCCCCGCGTGACGTGCTCCGCAGATACTCGATCCTCACAGGAGCGCCCGGCAGCGTGCCCAGCTGGTCTTTCGGTCTCTGGCTGAGCACCTCCTTCACCACATCTTACGACGAGGAGACGGTCAACAGCTTCCTGTCTGGCATGAGAGCCCGCGACATCCCCGTGGAGGTCTTTCACTTTGACTGCTTCTGGCTCAAAGCGTTCCAGTGGTGCGATTTCGAGTTCGACCGGGACATGTTCCCCGACCCCAAGGGCCAGATCACGCGCCTCAAGGCCGACGGCATCGTCAAGAAGGTCTGCGTGTGGACGAACCCATACCTCGGCCAAGCATCGCCAGTGTTTGCCGAAGCTGCGGCCAAGGGCTACCTCCTCAAGCGCAAGAATGGCGACATTTTCCAGTGGGACCTGTGGCAGACGGGCATGGGCATCGTCGACTTTACGAACCCGGAGGCATGCGCTTGGTTTGTCAGCTGTCTCGAGCGGCTGTTTGACACTGGTGTCGACTGCATCAAGACCGACTTCGGCGAGCGCATCCCTTCGGAGGACGTGCAGTGGTTCGACCCCGCCGTGGACCCCAAGCGGATGCACAACTACTACGCCTTCATCTACAACAAGCTGGTCTACGAGACGCTGCAGAAACGGTACGGCGCGAACGAGGCCGTACTTTTCGCCCGCAGCGCCACCGCAGGCACTCAGCGGTTTCCCCTGACCTGGGGCGGCGACTGCGAGTCAACTCCGGAAGCCATGGCTGAGTCGCTGCGAGGCGGTCTCTCGCTTGGCCTTTCCGGCTTTGCATTTTGGAGCGTGGACatcggcggcttcgaggGGTATCCGCCACCGTGGATCTACAAGCGCTGGGTTGCCTTTGGGCTTCTCTGCTCCCACTCCCGCCTCCACGGCTCAAATTCGTATCGTGTGCCCTGGACGGTCGATGACAACGACGAGTCGGACGAGGGATGCTCGGCCACGCTGCGCAAGTGGACACACCTCAAGGCGCGCTTGATGCCGTATCTGTTCTCGCAGGCTCAGGATTGCGTGAAGAACGGCCTCCCGCTGAGCTTGCGGGCGATGTGCATCGAGTTCCCTGATGACCCGACGTCATGGACCTTGGACCGCCAGTTTATGCTTGGGGATAGCCTCCTCGTGGCACCCGTGTTTGACGAGGATGGCACCGTCCAGTTCTACCTGCCCAAGGGCAACTGGACAAACTTCTTCACCGGCGAGGTCAAAAGCGGCCCAGGCTGGTTCACCGAGACGCACAACTTTGGCTCTCTCCCGCTCTATGTGCGCCCCAACACGATTTTAGTGTTGGGAAAGGAAGGCGAAACGAGGACGGTGTATGACTACACGTGCGATGTCGACGTGAGAACCTACTTTGCCGGCGAAGGAGCCAAAGCGGTCTTGGTGGACAGCGAGGGTAGGAGAgtcggcgtgctcgaggTAAGGGACGGGGAAGTTGTAGGGAAAGACGTGTTGCGGGGCAATTCATCCATCACCGTTGTACGCTCGTGA
- a CDS encoding glycoside hydrolase family 11 protein (CAZy_ID 269686), whose amino-acid sequence MVTLTYLVVAAAAISGTFAAPAANAYGPDLPDFEFGPHDLARRQDYNQNYRTGGNVQFSPSSNGYSVTFSGAGDFVVGKGWSRGTARNITFSGSTTRTSGTVLVSIYGWTRNPLVEYYVQEWTSDGKGSAQGQKLGTFESDGGTYEIWKHQQVNQPSIAGTSTFWQYISNRVEKRPEGGTVTLANHFAAWAKVGLNLGQHDYQVLATEGWGNAGGNSKYTLSA is encoded by the exons ATGGTTACTCTCACTtacctcgtcgtcgctgcggcggccATCTCGGGGACCTTTGCCGCCCCTGCTGCCAATGCGTATGGGCCTGATCTGCCGGACTTCGAGTTTGGACCTCACGACCTCGCCCGTCGCCAGGATTACAATCAGAACTACAGAACCGGAGGCAACGTCCAGTTCAGTCCTTCCTCAAACGGCTACTCGGTCACCTTCTCGGGCGCGGGAGACTTCGTTGTCGGTAAGGGTTGGTCGAGGGGTACTGCCAG GAACATCACTTTCTCTGGAAGCACAACCCGCACCTCGGGCACCGTCCTCGTCTCCATCTACGGCTGGACTAGGAACCCCCTGGTGGAATACTACGTCCAGGAGTGGACGTCGGACGGCAAAGGGTCCGCCCAGGGCCAGAAGCTCGGCACTTTTGAGAGCGACGGGGGCACGTACGAGATCTGGAAGCACCAACAGGTCAACCAGCCTTCCATCGCTGGCACGTCCACGTTCTGGCAGTACATCTCCAACCGGGTTGAAAAGCGCCCCGAAGGTGGCACCGTTACCCTCGCGAACCACTTCGCAGCGTGGGCAAAGGTTGGCTTGAATCTGGGCCAGCACGACTACCAGGTGCTGGCAACCGAAGGCTGGGGCAATGCGGGCGGGAATTCCAAGTACACTCTCAGTGCCTGA